A region of Nerophis ophidion isolate RoL-2023_Sa linkage group LG28, RoL_Noph_v1.0, whole genome shotgun sequence DNA encodes the following proteins:
- the LOC133545025 gene encoding complement factor H-like isoform X1: MPQTGTIWKIYLGFTFLISVSASRPCPAPTLDGGYLVPQQDTYSDGATLFYACENGLKPAVEGWWATTTCQDAKWSTPPQCIDVNDCIPPTVPHSSHTPSPVGWYKNDYTKRITCDPGYMDRNYDATARCENGSWRSVPVCDRSTKACDRPPRIPHAVIVNQNPKQEVFASDTELLYECEDGYNVQGQDIKKAIFCIWGNWTAAPDCLREVKPTSGDGGSTTSTGGFSTNSGSSDPQFITVDRCGPSPVVPNGVVVKRSQTFVSYQCARYYTLVGPERVLCHSNGRWSTAPTCEASYCSVDTGRYPLIKYVGMKFLNNGEEVKLECVTQADWYFKHFTVARCTDRRITLSKCCNWWDFQTNRC; encoded by the exons ATGCCACAAACGGGAACGATTTGGAAGATTTATCTTGGGTTCACTTTCCTGATTTCTGTTTCAGCGAGTCGTCCGTGTCCCGCGCCAACACTGGATGGCGGTTATTTGGTCCCTCAACAAGACACGTATTCCGATGGAGCCACGTTGTTCTACGCATGTGAAAATGGACTGAAGCCGGCCGTGGAGGGCTGGTGGGCGACAACAACGTGTCAGGACGCTAAATGGTCCACTCCACCACAATGCATAG ATGTCAACGACTGCATCCCGCCAACCGTCCCGCATTCTTCCCACACGCCAAGCCCAGTGGGCTGGTACAAGAACGACTACACAAAAAGGATAACCTGTGACCCGGGATACATGGACAGAAACTACGACGCTACGGCTCGCTGTGAAAACGGATCATGGCGCTCGGTGCCGGTCTGCGACA GAAGCACCAAAGCGTGCGATCGACCCCCAAGGATTCCCCACGCTGTCATCGTAAATCAGAACCCGAAGCAGGAAGTGTTTGCTTCTGATACGGAGCTGCTGTATGAGTGTGAAGACGGGTACAACGTACAAGGACAAGACATCAAGAAGGCCATCTTTTGCATCTGGGGCAACTGGACGGCGGCCCCAGACTGCC TCAGAGAAGTAAAGCCAACATCTGGAGACGGCGGATCCACAACATCCACTGGTG GATTTTCAACCAACAGCGGCTCAAGTGACCCTCAATTCATTACAG TCGACCGGTGCGGACCAAGTCCCGTCGTCCCCAACGGCGTGGTCGTGAAAAGGAGCCAGACGTTTGTGAGCTACCAGTGTGCCAGATACTACACGCTGGTGGGTCCGGAGAGAGTGTTGTGCCACAGCAATGGCCGCTGGTCCACCGCACCGACCTGCGAAG CGTCCTACTGCTCTGTGGACACTGGCAGATATCCACTGATAAAATATGTCGGGATGAAGTTTTTGAATAACGGTGAGGAGGTGAAACTGGAGTGTGTGACACAGGCCGACTGgtatttcaaacattttacagTGGCGAGGTGCACTGATCGACGCATCACTTTAAGCAAAT GTTGTAACTGGTGGGATTTTCAGACT AATCGATGCTAA
- the LOC133545025 gene encoding coagulation factor XIII B chain-like isoform X2 — MVHSTTMHRYDVNDCIPPTVPHSSHTPSPVGWYKNDYTKRITCDPGYMDRNYDATARCENGSWRSVPVCDRSTKACDRPPRIPHAVIVNQNPKQEVFASDTELLYECEDGYNVQGQDIKKAIFCIWGNWTAAPDCLREVKPTSGDGGSTTSTGGFSTNSGSSDPQFITVDRCGPSPVVPNGVVVKRSQTFVSYQCARYYTLVGPERVLCHSNGRWSTAPTCEASYCSVDTGRYPLIKYVGMKFLNNGEEVKLECVTQADWYFKHFTVARCTDRRITLSKCCNWWDFQTNRC; from the exons ATGGTCCACTCCACCACAATGCATAGGTACG ATGTCAACGACTGCATCCCGCCAACCGTCCCGCATTCTTCCCACACGCCAAGCCCAGTGGGCTGGTACAAGAACGACTACACAAAAAGGATAACCTGTGACCCGGGATACATGGACAGAAACTACGACGCTACGGCTCGCTGTGAAAACGGATCATGGCGCTCGGTGCCGGTCTGCGACA GAAGCACCAAAGCGTGCGATCGACCCCCAAGGATTCCCCACGCTGTCATCGTAAATCAGAACCCGAAGCAGGAAGTGTTTGCTTCTGATACGGAGCTGCTGTATGAGTGTGAAGACGGGTACAACGTACAAGGACAAGACATCAAGAAGGCCATCTTTTGCATCTGGGGCAACTGGACGGCGGCCCCAGACTGCC TCAGAGAAGTAAAGCCAACATCTGGAGACGGCGGATCCACAACATCCACTGGTG GATTTTCAACCAACAGCGGCTCAAGTGACCCTCAATTCATTACAG TCGACCGGTGCGGACCAAGTCCCGTCGTCCCCAACGGCGTGGTCGTGAAAAGGAGCCAGACGTTTGTGAGCTACCAGTGTGCCAGATACTACACGCTGGTGGGTCCGGAGAGAGTGTTGTGCCACAGCAATGGCCGCTGGTCCACCGCACCGACCTGCGAAG CGTCCTACTGCTCTGTGGACACTGGCAGATATCCACTGATAAAATATGTCGGGATGAAGTTTTTGAATAACGGTGAGGAGGTGAAACTGGAGTGTGTGACACAGGCCGACTGgtatttcaaacattttacagTGGCGAGGTGCACTGATCGACGCATCACTTTAAGCAAAT GTTGTAACTGGTGGGATTTTCAGACT AATCGATGCTAA